The Saccharopolyspora gloriosae genome window below encodes:
- a CDS encoding DUF397 domain-containing protein, whose product MNAPDFSQATWHKSNRSNGGGGACVEVATIPSITGVRDSKLGEASPVLPFATAGWSTFLLAIKGGTFNR is encoded by the coding sequence ATGAACGCCCCAGACTTTAGTCAGGCGACCTGGCACAAGAGCAACCGCAGCAACGGCGGTGGGGGAGCGTGCGTCGAGGTCGCGACGATCCCGTCGATCACGGGCGTCCGGGACAGCAAACTCGGTGAGGCAAGTCCCGTCCTGCCCTTCGCCACCGCGGGCTGGTCCACGTTCCTGCTGGCCATCAAGGGCGGAACGTTCAACCGCTGA
- a CDS encoding Scr1 family TA system antitoxin-like transcriptional regulator codes for MSNISMQILPFSAGAVPPLGEPFIILSFAGPDEPDVAFADHLTGCVFVEDSDELESYNLNFGALQDKALAPAASIEFITSLAEDLRAR; via the coding sequence TTGAGCAACATCTCCATGCAGATACTCCCCTTCAGCGCAGGTGCCGTGCCACCGCTCGGCGAACCCTTCATCATCTTGAGCTTTGCCGGACCAGACGAACCCGATGTCGCCTTCGCTGATCACTTGACCGGGTGCGTCTTTGTGGAGGACTCCGACGAACTGGAGTCGTATAACCTGAACTTTGGCGCTCTACAGGACAAGGCGCTGGCCCCGGCGGCGTCGATTGAGTTCATCACGTCGCTCGCTGAAGACCTGCGGGCACGATAG
- a CDS encoding DUF397 domain-containing protein, with protein sequence MKFANWKKSSRSGTSGGNCVEVGFAEGARALRDTKDRAAGYFVATSKQWTTFVNAIKTGRYDI encoded by the coding sequence GTGAAGTTCGCAAACTGGAAAAAATCAAGCCGCAGCGGGACTAGCGGGGGAAACTGTGTCGAAGTTGGTTTCGCCGAGGGCGCACGAGCCCTGCGGGACACGAAGGACCGCGCCGCCGGGTATTTCGTTGCGACCAGCAAGCAGTGGACCACGTTCGTTAACGCGATCAAGACAGGGCGTTACGACATCTGA